Within the Novosphingobium sp. SL115 genome, the region GGCGAAAGCCATGGTCCTGCGCTGGGCGCGGTGGTTGATGGGTGCCCGCCGGGTCTGCCCATCAGCGAAGCAGACATTCAGCCGTTCCTCGATGCGCGCCGCCCCGGCCAGTCGCGCTTTACCACGCAGCGGCAGGAACCCGATCAGGTGAAGATCCTGTCGGGCGTGTTCGAAGGCCGCACCACCGGCACCCCGATCAGCCTGATGATCGAGAATGTCGATCAGCGGTCAAAGGATTATGGCGATGTGGCCAAGGCCTATCGCCCCGGTCATGCCGACTATGCCTATGACGCCAAATACGGCTTCCGCGATTATCGCGGTGGAGGCCGGTCCAGCGCGCGCGAAACTGCCGCGCGGGTGGCGGCAGGCGGCGTGGCGCGGCTTGTCATCCCCGAAGTGACCATTCTGGGCTGGGTGAGTGCCATTGGCGGCGATGCCATCGACATGGCCAATTTTGACGCGACAGAGATTGGCCGCAACCCGTTCTTCTGCCCCGATGCGCAGGCGGCTGCCCGCTGGGAAAAGCTGGTAGACGAAGCGCGCAAGGCGGGATCGTCGCTGGGCGCAGTGGTGGAATGCGTGGCCACGGGCGTTCCCGCAGGCTGGGGCGCGCCGCTTTATGCCAAGCTGGATGCCGAACTTGCCCATGCGATGATGGGCATCAACGCGGTGAAGGGCGTGGAAATTGGCGATGGCTTTGCCGCTGCTGCCAATACCGGCGAAGGCAACGCCGATCCCATGCGGCCCGGGAACGATGGTCCGATCTTCACTGCCAACCACGCCGGCGGCATTGCGGGCGGCATTTCCACCGGCCAGCCGGTCAGCGTGCGCGTGGCGTTTAAGCCTACCTCGTCGATCCTGACGCCGATGCCCACGATCACGCGCGAGGGCGAGGCGACCGAACTGTTGACCAAGGGCCGCCATGACCCCTGCGTGGGCATTCGCGGCGTGCCCGTGGTCGAAGCGATGATGGCGCTGGTTCTGGCCGATCAGAAACTGCTGCATCGTGGGCAGTGTGGGGCGTAATCGGACGGATAACCGTTCGTCCGGGCACAAAGGCGGCGCAGCCCCTCTTGGGTTTCGCGTGAAAGGTCGTTAGTCTCTTCCGCAACAATCTTGCGGGAGCATCTGACTTGGCACGGCGCCTGACCTACTTCATCCTGATCGGCATGGTGCTGGGCATCCTTGTCGGATACGCGCTTAACGTGTCCTATCCCAAAGGCGATGCCACACTGGCGTCCGTGGCCGACACGCTGAAGCTGCTGCCTGACGTTTTCCTGCGGCTTATCAAGATGATCGTCGCGCCGCTGGTGCTGGCCACCATCGTCACCGGCATTGCCAGTATGGGCGACAGTGCAGCGCTGGGGCGCATTGGCGGGCGATCGCTGGCGTGGTTCGTCACCTTCAGCTTCGTATCAATCAGCCTTGGTCTGGTGCTGGTCAACCTGCTGAAGCCCGGCGTGGGGCTGGAACTGACGCCGACGGGCGATCTGGGTGAACTTGCCACCGGCGATTTCACCTTCCGCCACTTCGTGCTGTCGGTGTTCCCGGCCAGCCCGATCGAAGCGATGGCCAAGAACGACATCCTGCAGGTTCTGGTGTTCTCGCTGTTTGCCGGGATCGCCCTGTCTGCCGTGGGTGAAAAGGGCGCGCCACTGGTGCGCGGGGCCGAGGCGCTGGCGCAAGTCATGCTGACGGTCACCGGCTACGTCATGCGCTTTGCCCCGTTTGCGGTGTTCGGCGCTATTTCGTCGGTCATCGCGGTGCGCGGGCTTGGCATTATCGTGACTTATGGCAAGCTGGTCGGGTCGTTCTACCTTGCCATGCTGATCTTGTGGTGCGTGCTGATCGCGGCGGGCGGGCTGTTCCTGGGGGGACGAGTGTTCACGCTGGTTCGCTATATCCGCGAGCCGCTGCTGCTGGCCTATTCCACCGCCAGTTCCGAAGCCGCGCTGCCCAAGCTGTTCGAACAGCTTGACCGGTTTGGCGTACCACGCCGCATTTCCGGCTTCGTGCTGCCGCTGGGCTACAGCTTCAACCTTGACGGGTCGATGATCTATACCAGTTTTGCTGCCCTGTTCATCGCGCAGGCTTATGGCATCGACTTGCCGATCAGCGCGCAGATCGTGATGCTGCTGACGCTGATGGTCACGTCAAAGGGCATTGCCGGGGTGCCGCGCGCCAGCCTGGTGGTGATCGCGGCTACGCTCAACCAGTTCGGCCTGCCGGTGGAAGGCATTGCGCTGGTGCTGGGCGTCGATCACTTCCTCGATATGGGGCGCAGCGCCACCAATGTTGTCGGTAATGCGGTGGCCACCTCGGTCGTCACCAAATGGGAAGGCATGTTGCAACCGCCACTGGACCCGGACGCCGAACCGCTGCACGCACCATCGCACACGGCGGCGGATGGCCGGGCAGGGTTGAATCTTGATCCGGTCAACTTCGAGAGTTGATCTTACCCTTTGTCATTCCCGCCTGCGCGGGAATGACAACTGTCGAGACTACTTTGCCGTTTTGGTCGGGGCCAGTTCAATCGGGGTGAAGCTGCCTAATCCGCATGATCCGCGATTGATCGGCCCGCCGTTGGTGACGATCACCGTGATGATGTCCACGTTGCAAAGCTGGGTCTGCGACGTGGCATAGGAAAACGCGCGTTCGAAGCCCAGGCCATTGCAGCGGCGGGGCAGGGTGTTACGATACCAGCGGTTGGCGCCGGTGCGGAAATCGATGGTCCAGTCGTCGCGCACCACGCTTTCGCGGATGGTGGCAAGTGGCACGCAATTGACCGCTTCGCCCACCACTTTGGCGGCAGGAACATCGCTGCGGCGGCCATCGTTGCCCTTACGCTCTTGCGCGGCGCATCCGGCCAGCGCCAGCGATGCGATAATGCACAGGGTCGGAGTCATGCGCTTCATGCCTTGCTCTCCTTCTTGCGGGTCGCCGGCTTCTTTGCTTCCGTTGCCGGTTTCGCCCCCTTTTCCAGAACCTTGGCCTTGAACGCGCAAAGGTCAACCACCGGGCAGTGCCAGCATTCGGGCGTGCGCGCCTTGCAGATATAGCGCCCGTGCAGAATGAGCCAGTGATGCGCGCCCACCCGGAAGGGCTGGGG harbors:
- the aroC gene encoding chorismate synthase produces the protein MSLNSFGHMFRFTTWGESHGPALGAVVDGCPPGLPISEADIQPFLDARRPGQSRFTTQRQEPDQVKILSGVFEGRTTGTPISLMIENVDQRSKDYGDVAKAYRPGHADYAYDAKYGFRDYRGGGRSSARETAARVAAGGVARLVIPEVTILGWVSAIGGDAIDMANFDATEIGRNPFFCPDAQAAARWEKLVDEARKAGSSLGAVVECVATGVPAGWGAPLYAKLDAELAHAMMGINAVKGVEIGDGFAAAANTGEGNADPMRPGNDGPIFTANHAGGIAGGISTGQPVSVRVAFKPTSSILTPMPTITREGEATELLTKGRHDPCVGIRGVPVVEAMMALVLADQKLLHRGQCGA
- a CDS encoding DUF6491 family protein, which codes for MKRMTPTLCIIASLALAGCAAQERKGNDGRRSDVPAAKVVGEAVNCVPLATIRESVVRDDWTIDFRTGANRWYRNTLPRRCNGLGFERAFSYATSQTQLCNVDIITVIVTNGGPINRGSCGLGSFTPIELAPTKTAK
- a CDS encoding dicarboxylate/amino acid:cation symporter, with the translated sequence MARRLTYFILIGMVLGILVGYALNVSYPKGDATLASVADTLKLLPDVFLRLIKMIVAPLVLATIVTGIASMGDSAALGRIGGRSLAWFVTFSFVSISLGLVLVNLLKPGVGLELTPTGDLGELATGDFTFRHFVLSVFPASPIEAMAKNDILQVLVFSLFAGIALSAVGEKGAPLVRGAEALAQVMLTVTGYVMRFAPFAVFGAISSVIAVRGLGIIVTYGKLVGSFYLAMLILWCVLIAAGGLFLGGRVFTLVRYIREPLLLAYSTASSEAALPKLFEQLDRFGVPRRISGFVLPLGYSFNLDGSMIYTSFAALFIAQAYGIDLPISAQIVMLLTLMVTSKGIAGVPRASLVVIAATLNQFGLPVEGIALVLGVDHFLDMGRSATNVVGNAVATSVVTKWEGMLQPPLDPDAEPLHAPSHTAADGRAGLNLDPVNFES